From the Primulina tabacum isolate GXHZ01 chromosome 3, ASM2559414v2, whole genome shotgun sequence genome, one window contains:
- the LOC142541030 gene encoding heat shock 70 kDa protein 14-like, giving the protein MSVVGFDFGNESGVVAVARQRGIDVVLNDESKRETPAIVCFGEKQRFLGTAGAASSTMNPKNTISQIKRLVGHQFSDPELQRDLKSLPFLVTEGPDGYPLIHAQYLGEMRTFTPTQVLGMVLSDLKSIAEKNLNTAVVDCCIGIPVYFTDLQRRAVIDAATIAGLHPLRLIHETTATALAYGIYKTDLPESEPLNVAFIDVGHASMQVCIASFKKGQLKILAHSFDRSLGGRDFDEVLFKHFASKFKDEYKIDVYQNARACLRLRAGCEKLKKVLSANPEAPLNIECLMDEKDVRGLIKREEFEQISIPILERVKKPLEKSLAEAGLTVENIHSVEVVGSGSRVPAIIKILSEFYGKEPRRTMNASECVAKGCALQCAMLSPTFKVREFQVNESFPYPISLSWKSTATDLQNGAVDNQQSTIVFPKGNPIPSVKALTFYRPGTFTVDVQYADVSELQAPAKISTYTVGPFQLTNDERSKLKVKVRLNLHGIVSVESATLLEEEEIEVPVVKELGKDPTKVETDEIHTDPATSSIPDTDVNMQDAKTDAPEAENGVPETGDKPSQMETDKKVEVPKKKIKKTNITVSEIVYGGLLALELQKAVEKEFEMALQDRVMEETKDKKNAVEAYVYEMRNKLHDKYHEFISDPERDQFISKLQEVEDWLYEDGEDETKGVYVAKLEELKRQGDPVEQRYKEHTERGTVIDQLNYCIDSYREAALVADPKFDHIDIAEKQKVLNECMEAKAWLIEKRQHQDSLPKHVTPFLLSAEVRKKAEALDRFCRSIMTKPKPVKPAMPDAPSPASSQGGESQSQGPDNTNTCDTAELGEELPSADQRPMEADKSETAPS; this is encoded by the exons ATGAGTGTGGTGGGTTTTGACTTTGGCAATGAGAGTGGTGTTGTTGCTGTAGCAAGACAAAGAGGCATTGATGTTGTTCTTAATGATGAGTCCAAGCGTGAGACTCCTGCAATCGTATGCTTTGGTGAAAAACAGCGGTTCCTTGGGACAGCAGGAGCTGCATCAAGTACGATGAATCCAAAAAATACAATATCTCAAATCAAGAGGCTTGTTGGACACCAGTTTTCAGATCCAGAGCTGCAACGTGATCTCAAATCATTGCCATTTTTAGTAACTGAAGGTCCTGATGGTTATCCTTTGATCCATGCACAGTATTTGGGTGAGATGAGGACATTTACACCCACACAGGTTTTGGGAATGGTGCTTTCTGATTTGAAAAGTATCGCCGAAAAGAATTTGAATACTGCAGTTGTAGATTGCTGCATTGGTATACCTGTTTACTTCACTGACCTACAGAGAAGAGCTGTTATAGATGCTGCAACTATTGCTGGCTTGCATCCCCTTCGGCTTATTCACGAGACTACTGCTACTGCTTTAGCTTATGGAATTTATAAGACTGACTTGCCTGAAAGCGAACCACTGAATGTTGCTTTTATTGATGTTGGGCATGCAAGTATGCAAGTTTGTATTGCTTCCTTCAAGAAAGGTCAGCTGAAGATATTGGCCCATTCATTTGATCGATCTCTAGGTGGAAGGGATTTTGATGAAGTTCTATTTAAGCACTTCGCCTCAAAGTTCAAAGATGAGTATAAGATTGATGTCTATCAGAATGCTAGAGCTTGCCTAAGGCTTCGTGCTGGCTGTGAGAAGTTAAAGAAGGTACTTAGTGCAAACCCTGAGGCTCCTCTTAACATTGAGTGTCTGATGGATGAGAAGGATGTAAGGGGTTTAATCAAGAGAGAGGAGTTTGAGCAAATTAGCATTCCAATTTTGGAACGGGTGAAAAAGCCATTGGAGAAGTCTCTGGCAGAAGCTGGCCTCACTGTTGAAAATATCCATTCGGTTGAGGTTGTTGGTTCGGGCTCTCGGGTTCCAGCTATTATCAAAATCTTGTCCGAGTTCTATGGTAAGGAGCCCAGGCGTACAATGAATGCCAGTGAATGTGTAGCCAAAGGCTGTGCTTTGCAATGTGCTATGCTTAGTCCTACATTTAAAGTGCGAGAATTTCAG GTGAATGAGAGTTTCCCTTACcctatttcactatcatggaaAAGTACTGCTACAGATTTGCAAAATGGAGCAGTAGATAACCAGCAGAGCACAATCGTATTTCCTAAGGGTAATCCTATACCAAGTGTGAAGGCTTTGACTTTCTACAGACCTGGCACCTTTACGGTGGATGTGCAATACGCTGATGTCAGTGAATTGCAAGCACCCGCAAAGATTAGTACCTACACG GTTGGACCTTTCCAATTGACAAATGATGAACGCTCTAAATTGAAGGTTAAAGTACGTCTGAATCTTCATGGTATTGTATCGGTCGAGTCAGCAACG CTCTTGGAAGAGGAGGAAATTGAAGTTCCAGTTGTGAAAGAGTTGGGAAAGGACCCAACAAAGGTGGAAACTGACGAGATTCATACTGATCCTGCTACATCTAGTATCCCTGACACTGATGTGAATATGCAAGATGCTAAAACTGATGCTCCCGAAGCTGAAAATGGTGTGCCAGAGACTGGGGACAAGCCTTCTCAGATGGAAACAGATAAGAAG GTGGAAGTTCCAAAGAAGAAGATAAAGAAAACTAACATAACTGTGTCCGAAATTGTATACGGAGGACTCCTGGCCTTGGAATTGCAAAAGGCGGTAGAGAAGGAATTTGAGATGGCGTTGCAGGATCGTGTAATGGAAGAAACCAAAGACAAAAAAAATGCTGTTGAGGCTTATGTTTATGAAATGCGAAACAAG CTTCATGACAAATATCACGAGTTCATATCCGATCCAGAGAGAGATCAATTTATTTCTAAACTACAAGAGGTAGAAGATTGGTTGTATGAGGATGGGGAAGATGAAACCAAAGGTGTTTATGTTGCTAAACTTGAGGAGCTCAAGAGG CAAGGTGATCCTGTAGAGCAGCGCTACAAGGAGCATACAGAGAGGGGAACTGTGATTGATCAACTTAATTATTGCATCGATAGTTACAGGGAAGCAGCATTGGTGGCCGATCCCAAGTTTGATCACATTGATATTGCTGAGAAACAAAAG GTTTTAAATGAATGCATGGAAGCTAAAGCTTGGCTAATAGAGAAAAGACAGCATCAGGATTCACTTCCAAAACATGTAACTCCATTTCTTTTGTCTGCTGAAGTGAGGAAGAAAGCTGAAGCTCTTGACAG